The nucleotide sequence TGTGGACAATATTGCAGTGAAGGTAAGCATAGTAGCTACTATATTTGAACCCAAAGATGTAAATCTAATCTTTTTAGCCACAAGTTTATCAGCGATAATTTGACAAGATGCAATGTTGTGCTGTTTTTGAGTGTGCGATCTTTTAGTGTATTACAGACCTCCTGCAGAATTCCAATTCAAGTTACAGCAGGAGCCGTTTGTCAGGCCGGGCTCGTCTCTCCTTATCCCACACTGTTGTCCTGTCCCTCACTCTCCTGTCTAAGCGCATCAGCTATCGCTCTGTTTCTAGCAGTTTCCGTCTAGAGAAAGGAAACATCCATAggattttcttctctttctgtgaGCGTGTCAACATGCTTGAAGACCAACTCATCAAATGGCCTGTTGGTAGGTATAGGCTTATTGACGGTGAACTGATGaatttacatttaaaacaaTGCTCAAGGTTTTTCTTACTCGTTGAAATATCTCAATGTTTTAGTCCGATTGGCCAATCCATCCTGTGTCGTTTTGACAGTAGAACGTgcataaatgtaggctacaacCAATGTACACatctttttgtattttcttaGCAGGCTCTACTGAAAGAGGAAGTCACCAGCCCCTGTCCAGCCTGCTGGGGAAAGCCGTCCGACCGGAGAAGCAGGATATTCCCACGGTCCTGGGGGTCCTGGGCAACACCCGCATACCTATCCGCCTACCGATTGGGAAACAAGATTTTGACAGTGTGGTGACAGAGGTTAAAAAGATGAAAAAAGAGGTCCATCCTGACTCCTGGCTCAACCTGGAGCTGGTGTGTGACTTCAGAGGCAGATTCATACACTGCAGGATCAGTAAGGGATCAGACACCACCAGAGGCAGCTCTCTTAAAGACAAACTCAAACAGCACCCTGAAATGATGCCTCCTGGGTCTTGCCTTGTTGCTCGAGTAGGATATCCTGTCTGTACACAGATTCTCACCCCGTTCACGATCACTCATGGTCCTAGAGAGAATCTCTATAACAGGACGTTGGGGGTTCATTTTTGTGCTTACGACCAGGCCATAGCTGACCTGAAAACGAGGTTTCAAAGGCTCCGGTATCTGGACATGGGTAACTTTGAGAGGGCCAAAGCAGTTGTCCTGACTGCCTGCATACTACA is from Osmerus mordax isolate fOsmMor3 chromosome 3, fOsmMor3.pri, whole genome shotgun sequence and encodes:
- the LOC136940877 gene encoding putative nuclease HARBI1 isoform X1, encoding MYSGYVESAGRAVLEMMQREWEPLSQGELEQSLDQAVEKILETELLSQVRVQPAPMCLQRVEPQVHAETVLSTESSTFHPEQQEGSETQQSSDSVDNIAVKCITDLLQNSNSSYSRSRLSGRARLSLSHTVVLSLTLLSKRISYRSVSSSFRLEKGNIHRIFFSFCERVNMLEDQLIKWPVAGSTERGSHQPLSSLLGKAVRPEKQDIPTVLGVLGNTRIPIRLPIGKQDFDSVVTEVKKMKKEVHPDSWLNLELVCDFRGRFIHCRISKGSDTTRGSSLKDKLKQHPEMMPPGSCLVARVGYPVCTQILTPFTITHGPRENLYNRTLGVHFCAYDQAIADLKTRFQRLRYLDMGNFERAKAVVLTACILHNVFLDMGQEVRGEIEEEASVQEGEGETDIEGVERREAVAGLLYQALDFSNV
- the LOC136940877 gene encoding uncharacterized protein isoform X2, with product MYSGYVESAGRAVLEMMQREWEPLSQGELEQSLDQAVEKILETELLSQVRVQPAPMCLQRVEPQVHAETVLSTESSTFHPEQQEGSETQQSSDSVDNIAVKCITDLLQNSNSSYSRSRLSGRARLSLSHTVVLSLTLLSKRISYRSVSSSFRLEKGNIHRIFFSFCERVNMLEDQLIKWPVGSTERGSHQPLSSLLGKAVRPEKQDIPTVLGVLGNTRIPIRLPIGKQDFDSVVTEVKKMKKEVHPDSWLNLELVCDFRGRFIHCRISKGSDTTRGSSLKDKLKQHPEMMPPGSCLVARVGYPVCTQILTPFTITHGPRENLYNRTLGVHFCAYDQAIADLKTRFQRLRYLDMGNFERAKAVVLTACILHNVFLDMGQEVRGEIEEEASVQEGEGETDIEGVERREAVAGLLYQALDFSNV